Proteins encoded in a region of the Magnetococcales bacterium genome:
- a CDS encoding nitronate monooxygenase: MGNSFHSSCYPKIIQGGMGVRISGWQLAKAVSSTGQLGVVSGVALDAVLARSLQLGDLSTDIRRALDAFPIPGMADKVIKKYYISGGKKPNQPFAPTPIWTLDSSPESLELNVLGNFVEVFLAKEGHHNPVGINYMEKIQLPTPSSLYGALLAGVDVVIVGAGIPVYFPELIERLRQHDGVAIPIYMPGKSKEETGYYAFSPRKFLKDIKIDLALPAFLPVVSSHTLAEILHRKIGDKIDGFILEDHTAGGHNAHPRGRLQTTPQGEPIYGDRDQIQLETIKNLGKPFWLAGGYGSKQRLLQALEEGATGVQVGTAFAFCQESGLIANLKQEILQQILFKKVHTYTDIHLSPTGFPFKVVKLDDSLSEETIRREREPICDLGYLRHAYWNQNGTMGFRCPAEPMDKFLSKGGTVEAAIGRVCLCNALMANVGLEQIRPDGYREKHLVTAGHALTGLVHILEKYGVHYSASDVVREILQTASNGA; this comes from the coding sequence ATGGGCAATTCATTTCATTCTTCCTGCTATCCAAAAATCATTCAAGGTGGTATGGGGGTCCGAATTTCAGGTTGGCAGTTAGCCAAAGCGGTCTCTTCGACGGGACAGTTGGGCGTGGTTTCGGGAGTTGCTTTGGATGCAGTCCTTGCCCGTTCTCTGCAACTGGGTGATCTATCCACCGATATTCGCAGAGCCTTGGATGCCTTTCCGATACCCGGGATGGCTGATAAAGTTATAAAGAAATACTATATATCAGGTGGAAAAAAACCAAACCAGCCTTTTGCACCCACACCCATATGGACCTTGGATTCTTCCCCAGAATCTCTGGAGTTGAATGTGCTGGGAAATTTTGTCGAGGTCTTCCTTGCCAAAGAAGGACATCACAATCCTGTAGGTATCAATTATATGGAGAAAATCCAACTTCCCACACCAAGTTCTTTGTATGGTGCCCTATTGGCCGGTGTTGATGTCGTGATCGTGGGGGCTGGTATTCCAGTTTATTTTCCAGAACTGATTGAGAGGTTAAGACAACATGATGGTGTCGCTATTCCAATTTACATGCCTGGCAAGTCAAAAGAGGAGACTGGATATTATGCCTTTTCACCAAGAAAGTTTTTAAAGGATATCAAGATTGATCTTGCCTTGCCTGCTTTTTTGCCGGTTGTTTCATCACATACCCTGGCGGAAATTCTCCACCGCAAGATTGGAGATAAAATTGACGGATTCATCCTGGAAGATCACACCGCCGGTGGTCACAATGCCCATCCCAGAGGTCGTCTGCAAACCACACCTCAAGGCGAACCAATCTATGGGGATAGAGACCAGATCCAATTGGAAACGATCAAAAATCTGGGTAAACCTTTCTGGTTGGCGGGAGGATACGGCAGCAAACAAAGGCTCTTGCAGGCCTTGGAAGAAGGAGCAACCGGTGTTCAAGTTGGAACTGCGTTTGCGTTTTGTCAGGAATCGGGACTGATTGCCAACCTGAAGCAGGAGATTTTACAGCAAATATTATTTAAAAAGGTTCATACTTATACGGATATTCATCTTTCGCCAACTGGTTTCCCGTTCAAGGTGGTCAAGTTGGACGATTCCCTGTCTGAAGAGACCATAAGAAGGGAGAGAGAACCAATTTGTGACCTTGGGTATTTGCGACATGCTTATTGGAACCAAAATGGGACCATGGGTTTCCGGTGTCCTGCCGAGCCAATGGATAAATTTTTGTCCAAGGGTGGCACGGTCGAGGCGGCCATTGGAAGAGTTTGTTTGTGCAACGCATTGATGGCCAATGTTGGTCTGGAACAAATAAGGCCCGATGGATATCGGGAAAAACACCTCGTCACGGCTGGTCATGCCCTGACTGGTTTGGTTCACATTTTGGAAAAATATGGTGTCCATTATTCAGCGTCGGATGTTGTCAGGGAAATTTTGCAAACCGCATCCAACGGGGCATAA
- a CDS encoding SDR family NAD(P)-dependent oxidoreductase: protein MEAPKERIPGREYLFRLEDQHAFARWSGDCNPIHVDPIMARRTQPGACVVHGIHQVLLALQTWFAGSPRHPDRRMPSQLTANFYLPLLLQQKVHVVVTSADDTSVVLEIRQGHASCTKVMYRFEPGTGRDFSPVTTLPPAASEAVDLDFAAIANQTGLCELILPESVSETFPDVVRELGPGITAILLGLSRIVGMHCPGLHSLFAFFSLTFDACPIHGPLIWKVTGKDARFSMVHLAVAAPGVQGRIRAFVRPTSARLPAIAELPDAVDPNGYAGQQVLVVGGSRGLGEITAKLVARSGGAVVLTCHQGQNDAQRVVDDLRAWGAKAHWLSWDVRTSDDLSRPLRNIGFCPTHVFYFATPKIFNKQGNKEFHPEMLALFCDYYVNGFLRLLQALGTNVQKPLRCFYPSTTALDTPVEELAEYAVAKAAGETLCRHVSSFMPDIKCFCSRIPRTETDQTTSMVKIPALSPLTVMQPLVEQFRHY from the coding sequence ATGGAAGCTCCCAAGGAAAGGATTCCGGGTCGGGAATACCTGTTTCGTTTGGAAGATCAACACGCTTTTGCCCGCTGGTCAGGGGATTGCAACCCGATCCATGTGGACCCGATCATGGCTCGGCGTACCCAGCCTGGTGCCTGTGTGGTCCACGGAATCCATCAGGTTTTGTTGGCCTTGCAAACCTGGTTTGCCGGCTCCCCCCGGCACCCGGACCGGCGCATGCCCAGCCAATTGACTGCCAACTTTTATCTTCCCCTGTTGTTGCAGCAGAAGGTCCATGTGGTGGTCACCTCGGCGGATGACACGTCGGTCGTGCTGGAGATTCGTCAAGGTCATGCCAGTTGTACAAAGGTGATGTACCGGTTTGAACCAGGCACAGGCCGTGATTTTTCTCCGGTGACAACTTTGCCGCCAGCAGCAAGTGAGGCTGTTGACCTGGACTTTGCAGCCATTGCCAACCAGACTGGTCTGTGCGAACTGATACTGCCGGAATCCGTGTCAGAAACATTTCCGGATGTGGTGAGGGAGTTGGGACCGGGAATAACCGCCATCTTGCTGGGATTGTCGCGTATTGTCGGCATGCACTGTCCGGGATTGCATTCGCTGTTTGCCTTTTTTTCCCTCACGTTCGACGCTTGCCCGATCCATGGACCATTGATCTGGAAGGTCACCGGCAAGGATGCGCGATTTTCCATGGTTCACCTGGCTGTTGCCGCACCTGGAGTGCAGGGCAGGATACGCGCCTTTGTGCGTCCCACATCTGCCAGACTGCCAGCGATTGCCGAGCTTCCCGACGCCGTAGACCCCAATGGTTATGCCGGACAACAGGTGCTGGTGGTGGGTGGTTCGCGTGGTCTGGGAGAGATCACCGCCAAACTGGTTGCCAGGAGTGGTGGAGCGGTGGTTTTAACCTGTCATCAGGGCCAGAATGATGCGCAAAGGGTGGTGGACGATCTGCGAGCCTGGGGAGCCAAGGCCCATTGGCTGTCATGGGATGTGCGCACATCTGACGATTTATCCCGGCCATTGAGGAACATCGGATTTTGTCCCACCCACGTGTTCTACTTTGCCACGCCGAAAATTTTCAACAAACAGGGCAACAAAGAGTTCCATCCGGAAATGTTGGCGCTGTTCTGCGACTATTATGTCAATGGTTTTCTGCGTCTTTTGCAGGCACTGGGTACGAACGTCCAGAAACCTTTGCGCTGTTTCTACCCTTCCACCACTGCCCTGGATACCCCTGTAGAAGAACTCGCCGAATATGCCGTGGCCAAGGCTGCGGGGGAAACCCTGTGCCGGCATGTATCGTCCTTCATGCCTGACATCAAATGCTTTTGCTCCAGAATTCCCCGTACCGAAACCGATCAGACCACCAGCATGGTCAAAATACCTGCCCTGTCGCCATTGACCGTCATGCAGCCTTTGGTGGAACAATTCCGTCATTATTGA
- a CDS encoding cobalamin biosynthesis protein — MKKPALVAVTRRGAEQALRLRTELWPEARLFVLNSDMATAPDQVLPRPLREHMTDLMRTYNPLVFFAALGIVVRLIAPSLRSKREDPAVLAIDETARFVIPVVSGHVGGANDHARHLAEFFAATAVITTASDLAGLPAIDLLGRAWHWQMESDPDTLTRVAARVVNGDPVALLQESGTRRWREQWHPWPPHIEEIKGISQADPTRHQALLWITQRPLPDAVRTTWQGRLVVYRPPPGQGEPLVLGIGCDRDTSLVTLTTALDQVLTAHGLYLEDVITLATLDRKGDEPALLAVAGDLGVPLRLLTAAQLSRVTVPHPSAMVLAHVGTPSVAEAAVLLLTGREPDALLVAKHTYRGEDGKNVTIAVAHGPLVEVESHA; from the coding sequence ATGAAAAAACCGGCCCTGGTGGCGGTCACCCGGCGCGGTGCCGAACAGGCCCTCCGTCTGCGCACGGAACTGTGGCCTGAGGCCCGGTTGTTTGTCCTGAATTCCGATATGGCCACTGCCCCGGATCAGGTCCTGCCCCGCCCCTTGCGCGAACACATGACTGACTTGATGCGCACGTACAATCCGCTGGTGTTTTTTGCCGCCCTGGGCATCGTCGTGCGTCTGATTGCACCCTCGTTGCGCTCCAAGCGGGAAGATCCGGCGGTTCTGGCCATTGATGAAACGGCACGTTTTGTCATTCCCGTCGTCTCGGGGCATGTCGGAGGGGCCAATGACCATGCCCGACATCTGGCCGAATTTTTTGCCGCCACGGCGGTCATCACCACGGCATCGGACCTGGCCGGTTTGCCGGCCATCGATCTCCTGGGACGGGCGTGGCATTGGCAGATGGAGAGCGATCCCGACACCCTCACCCGGGTTGCCGCCCGGGTCGTCAATGGCGATCCGGTGGCCCTGCTCCAGGAAAGCGGCACCCGGCGCTGGCGGGAGCAATGGCACCCCTGGCCACCCCATATCGAGGAGATCAAAGGGATATCCCAGGCCGATCCCACCCGGCATCAGGCCTTGCTCTGGATCACCCAGCGCCCGCTTCCAGATGCGGTACGTACCACTTGGCAGGGGCGTCTGGTGGTGTATCGTCCCCCGCCCGGCCAGGGAGAACCCCTGGTTTTGGGCATCGGCTGTGACCGGGATACCAGCCTCGTCACCCTGACCACCGCCCTTGATCAAGTGCTGACAGCCCATGGCTTGTACCTGGAAGATGTGATCACCCTGGCCACCCTGGACCGCAAAGGGGATGAACCAGCCCTCCTGGCCGTGGCCGGTGATTTGGGGGTACCCTTGCGTCTGTTGACTGCCGCGCAGTTGTCCCGGGTGACCGTGCCGCACCCTTCGGCCATGGTGCTGGCCCATGTCGGGACCCCTTCGGTTGCCGAAGCCGCCGTCTTGCTGTTGACCGGACGTGAACCCGATGCTCTCCTGGTGGCCAAACATACCTATCGTGGCGAAGATGGCAAGAATGTCACCATCGCCGTAGCCCATGGTCCGTTGGTGGAGGTCGAGTCCCATGCCTGA
- the cobI gene encoding precorrin-2 C(20)-methyltransferase, producing MVVKQSGRLIAASLGPGDPGLITRAAWRALEQAPCWAWPVGRRDGESYALALVQRTGLAQPARTLPLDFPMTRDPVALARHWQAAAQKTLAVLQEGVDVVFLVEGDASFFATFGYLSQTVRSLDPAIRVTIIPGVSSPLAAAALEGEPLCAGEGTLAILPGTAGLERIGRVLDDFQTVVLLKVRPVLDALLDLLDQRHLLQRTVFVERAGAPEERVVRQVAALRGQSVHYLSLLIIHAGQEDSSP from the coding sequence ATCGTTGTGAAACAGAGTGGTCGTCTGATTGCAGCATCACTGGGGCCGGGAGATCCCGGACTCATCACCCGGGCCGCCTGGCGAGCATTGGAACAGGCACCCTGCTGGGCGTGGCCGGTGGGCCGTCGGGATGGCGAAAGCTATGCCCTGGCCCTGGTGCAACGCACGGGTCTGGCCCAACCGGCGCGAACGCTCCCCCTGGATTTTCCCATGACCCGCGACCCGGTTGCCCTGGCACGCCATTGGCAGGCAGCCGCCCAAAAAACCCTGGCCGTGTTGCAGGAAGGGGTGGATGTCGTGTTTCTGGTCGAGGGGGATGCGTCGTTTTTCGCCACCTTCGGTTACCTGTCGCAGACGGTGCGCAGCCTGGACCCCGCCATTCGAGTCACCATCATTCCCGGCGTCTCTTCGCCATTGGCCGCCGCCGCCCTGGAGGGGGAACCCCTCTGTGCCGGCGAAGGCACCCTGGCCATCCTGCCCGGCACCGCCGGCCTGGAACGAATTGGCCGGGTCCTGGATGACTTTCAAACCGTGGTGCTGCTCAAGGTGCGTCCGGTCCTGGATGCCCTGCTCGACCTGCTCGACCAGCGCCACCTGTTGCAGCGAACGGTTTTTGTCGAGCGGGCCGGGGCACCGGAAGAACGGGTGGTGCGTCAGGTGGCTGCCTTGCGGGGGCAATCCGTCCATTATCTCTCCTTGTTGATCATCCATGCCGGACAGGAGGACTCCTCCCCATGA
- a CDS encoding GFA family protein, producing MRGIENIHDLRSRAIFYTHPQRHAFQVTRAFRYPELTGIQYWPHFQTGDCLVSKTIHSGSCHCGKVRFEVAGDMHQVRRCNCSICTKKGVLHWRVSAEQFTLLSGNDALTLYQSGTRIAKHFFCRYCGIHPFSHPRSAPDMYSINVHCLDDVDLERPAWKEEHFDGKNWEEAFKKSIGS from the coding sequence ATGCGCGGTATCGAAAATATACATGATTTGCGGTCCCGGGCAATTTTTTATACCCACCCGCAACGCCATGCGTTTCAGGTAACCCGGGCTTTCCGATATCCTGAATTGACCGGGATTCAATATTGGCCCCATTTTCAAACAGGAGATTGCCTCGTGTCCAAGACGATCCATTCAGGAAGTTGCCATTGTGGCAAAGTGCGTTTTGAAGTGGCGGGGGACATGCACCAGGTCAGACGTTGCAATTGTTCCATTTGTACCAAAAAGGGCGTCCTGCATTGGCGTGTCTCTGCTGAACAGTTTACCTTGCTGAGCGGCAACGATGCGCTCACTTTGTATCAGTCGGGAACCCGTATCGCCAAGCATTTTTTCTGTCGCTATTGCGGAATCCACCCTTTCAGTCATCCCCGGAGTGCGCCCGACATGTATTCCATCAACGTCCACTGCCTGGATGATGTGGATCTGGAACGGCCTGCCTGGAAGGAGGAACATTTTGATGGAAAAAACTGGGAGGAAGCCTTCAAAAAATCGATCGGATCCTGA
- a CDS encoding AAC(3) family N-acetyltransferase: protein MIRTTRSDMLAHLQTLGIRPGERLVVHGSLLTFGYLEGGAAMIHHVLRELLGPAGTIVVPTYCFEQDAGIPYDPATCVSTGMGAFSEYVRLLPGAVRSRTPIHNHAGEGPDASLLLQPNGTCSMGQGSDFELLEQAGFRLLLLGCRFSQGATFLHHLEALHGVPYRQWITLARYIREKDGTVQPITCRYYSLLDKDFLENFDPVDAWMAADGNMITSRAAYGQSRLMSLTALQSCVMSRLVQDPFALVRKASSPCPPCTGETA from the coding sequence GTGATCCGAACCACCCGCTCTGACATGTTGGCCCATCTGCAAACCCTGGGCATCCGTCCCGGGGAACGATTGGTCGTGCATGGCAGCCTGCTGACTTTCGGGTATCTTGAAGGTGGTGCGGCCATGATTCATCACGTTTTGCGCGAATTGCTCGGTCCGGCAGGTACCATCGTGGTACCCACTTATTGTTTTGAGCAGGATGCCGGGATTCCTTATGACCCGGCAACCTGCGTCAGCACTGGCATGGGAGCGTTTTCGGAGTACGTGCGGCTTCTTCCCGGAGCGGTGCGCAGCCGCACGCCGATTCACAATCATGCGGGCGAAGGACCCGACGCCTCTCTCCTGCTGCAACCAAACGGAACCTGTTCCATGGGGCAAGGCTCTGATTTTGAGCTATTGGAACAGGCCGGGTTTCGTCTCCTGCTGCTCGGATGTCGATTTTCTCAGGGTGCCACATTTTTGCATCACCTGGAGGCCTTGCACGGTGTACCCTATCGGCAATGGATTACGCTTGCCCGTTACATCCGGGAGAAAGACGGCACAGTTCAGCCCATCACCTGTCGCTATTACAGCCTGCTCGACAAAGACTTCCTGGAAAATTTTGACCCCGTGGATGCCTGGATGGCAGCAGATGGTAATATGATCACAAGTCGTGCCGCCTATGGTCAAAGTCGGCTCATGAGTCTGACAGCTTTGCAAAGTTGCGTCATGTCCCGACTGGTTCAGGATCCCTTCGCCCTGGTGCGAAAAGCATCGTCACCGTGTCCACCATGTACAGGAGAAACTGCGTGA
- the cbiE gene encoding precorrin-6y C5,15-methyltransferase (decarboxylating) subunit CbiE: MNGDCWILGVQDAGLDCLTPAAARILGQADLLIADQRFLDIYAPLAPSHAERRSLTGKLAEVPTWIRQALALEQRVVLLATGDPLCFGLGGHLLRHLPAHTCKILGTVSTLQLACERLGLVWGGAVRLSVHARDSGEWQSNSGPEHALFGLRRALTQTAPITLLTSPANNPGRIARMLVTLGLDPLWEMAVAERLGQPEERLCSWLTPATAATLPFAEPNVLVLRRPVAPQPDPTAATPPVPLLGIPDAFFHKRTPEQGLITRREIRAVVLAYLGLQPHSRVWDIGAGSGSVGLEAARLAPFGSVHAVEMHPDCIQMIQENRRRLGLTNHYLSHARAPAGLDAWPDPHAVFIGGSGGTLAEIIPLCWQRLQPGGHLVMNFATLENLHTGMTLLDQLSAPREVIQIQLSRSKAIGKMHRLAGENPVWIVSAHKEAAP, translated from the coding sequence ATGAACGGTGATTGCTGGATTCTGGGGGTTCAGGATGCGGGACTGGATTGTTTGACTCCTGCTGCGGCTCGTATTCTGGGTCAGGCTGATTTGTTGATTGCCGATCAACGGTTCCTGGACATTTATGCCCCTTTGGCCCCGAGCCACGCCGAACGGCGCTCCCTGACCGGCAAGCTGGCGGAAGTGCCCACCTGGATCCGGCAGGCCCTGGCCCTGGAACAACGGGTGGTCCTCCTGGCCACCGGGGACCCCCTGTGCTTTGGTCTGGGGGGACACCTGTTGCGCCATCTGCCGGCCCATACCTGCAAAATATTGGGTACCGTCTCCACCCTGCAACTGGCCTGCGAACGACTGGGTCTGGTCTGGGGCGGGGCGGTGCGCTTGTCGGTGCATGCCAGGGATTCGGGCGAGTGGCAATCGAACTCCGGACCGGAACATGCCCTGTTCGGCCTGCGTCGTGCCCTCACCCAGACGGCTCCGATCACCCTCCTGACCAGTCCTGCCAACAACCCCGGTCGCATCGCCCGCATGCTCGTCACGCTGGGGTTGGATCCTCTCTGGGAAATGGCCGTGGCCGAACGCCTCGGCCAACCTGAAGAACGCCTCTGCTCCTGGCTTACGCCGGCCACCGCCGCAACCCTCCCGTTTGCCGAACCCAATGTCCTGGTGTTGCGCCGCCCGGTGGCGCCGCAACCCGATCCAACAGCGGCAACACCACCCGTTCCCCTCCTGGGAATACCCGATGCTTTTTTTCATAAACGCACCCCGGAACAGGGATTGATCACCCGGCGGGAAATCCGGGCCGTGGTGCTGGCGTATCTGGGCCTGCAACCCCACAGTCGGGTGTGGGACATCGGGGCCGGTTCCGGTAGTGTCGGCCTGGAAGCCGCCCGTCTCGCGCCGTTCGGATCGGTGCATGCCGTGGAGATGCATCCCGACTGCATCCAGATGATCCAGGAAAATCGGCGCCGGTTGGGCCTGACCAACCATTATTTATCGCATGCCCGGGCACCGGCGGGCCTGGACGCTTGGCCCGATCCACATGCCGTTTTCATCGGCGGTTCCGGAGGTACCCTGGCAGAAATCATCCCCCTCTGCTGGCAGCGTCTGCAACCAGGCGGTCACCTGGTCATGAATTTTGCCACCCTTGAAAACCTGCACACTGGCATGACACTCCTGGATCAACTATCGGCTCCCCGGGAAGTGATCCAGATCCAATTATCCCGCTCAAAAGCCATTGGCAAGATGCACCGTCTGGCCGGAGAAAATCCGGTCTGGATTGTGAGTGCCCACAAGGAAGCTGCACCGTGA
- the cbpA gene encoding modified peptide precursor CbpA has protein sequence MQKNRQTKISPHANPNPNQPVKALRKSCTADGVGLSHYILMDEKAK, from the coding sequence ATGCAAAAAAACCGGCAAACCAAAATCAGTCCCCATGCCAACCCGAACCCGAACCAGCCCGTGAAGGCACTCCGCAAAAGCTGCACGGCGGATGGGGTCGGCCTGTCCCATTACATTCTGATGGATGAAAAGGCAAAATAA
- a CDS encoding DUF4351 domain-containing protein, which yields MKGALDIPEIGGITPEDVAQLGKEWFESMVDMTPDEELASLPKFGHLLVQGRQEGESAILLRILHRRFPDLPAWVESKVRVASLDTLDVWIDRAIDARSLQDVFDDETDGGTT from the coding sequence ATGAAAGGTGCATTGGATATTCCAGAAATAGGGGGCATTACCCCCGAGGACGTTGCCCAACTTGGGAAAGAATGGTTCGAATCGATGGTGGACATGACACCTGATGAGGAGCTTGCGTCTCTGCCAAAATTTGGTCATCTCTTGGTGCAAGGCCGCCAGGAGGGCGAGTCTGCCATTTTACTCCGAATCCTTCACCGTCGTTTTCCCGACCTGCCCGCATGGGTTGAGTCAAAGGTTCGCGTTGCCAGCCTGGACACCCTGGATGTATGGATAGATCGAGCAATTGATGCACGCTCATTGCAGGACGTTTTTGACGACGAGACGGATGGTGGAACGACATAA
- a CDS encoding DUF4910 domain-containing protein, with amino-acid sequence MHDLATRLFPLNRSLTGPGVRATLAILQQEMPGLVIEAIPSGTPCFDWIVPREWHIRSARLTAPGGEVVVDFAHHNLHVVGYSIPVNTTLDLEALQPHLHSRPDLPDAIPYITSYYAENWGFCLPHRQRQTLLPGLYHAFIDSQLEPGCLNYAELVIPGRSTREVLISTYICHPSMANNELSGPVVATYLAKWVMQQPRRLTYRFVFIPETIGSLCYLQRHLPHLKNRVVAGFNITCVGDEGEFNYLPTRHGQTLSDRVARHVLGQVAPGYHRKDFRWHRGSDERQYNAPGIDLPIATITRSIFHEYAEYHTSLDDLTLVTQNGLSGSLELYRLFLTCLEHNGMVQTMVLGEPQLGRRGLYPNLSRGGKVGEELDMLLNLLAYADGKTDLLALAEQIEVPLWSLLPICDTLIRQGLLALSFPDDDNPATA; translated from the coding sequence ATGCATGACCTGGCCACACGTTTGTTTCCCCTGAACCGCAGTTTGACCGGACCAGGTGTGCGGGCCACGTTGGCCATTTTGCAACAGGAGATGCCTGGTCTGGTGATCGAGGCAATTCCATCTGGAACACCTTGTTTTGATTGGATAGTTCCCAGAGAGTGGCACATTCGATCGGCGCGTCTGACGGCACCAGGGGGCGAGGTGGTTGTGGATTTTGCCCACCATAACCTTCATGTCGTGGGTTATTCAATTCCGGTGAACACCACCCTGGATCTGGAAGCCCTGCAACCCCATCTGCACTCGCGTCCGGACCTGCCGGATGCCATCCCCTACATCACTTCCTATTATGCTGAAAATTGGGGATTTTGTTTGCCACATCGGCAGAGGCAGACTCTTCTTCCCGGTCTCTATCATGCCTTTATCGACAGCCAGTTGGAACCAGGCTGCCTCAATTATGCCGAACTGGTGATTCCCGGTCGATCCACCCGCGAAGTTTTGATCTCCACCTACATTTGTCACCCGTCCATGGCCAACAACGAACTGTCCGGACCCGTGGTGGCCACTTATTTGGCCAAATGGGTCATGCAACAGCCACGCAGGTTAACCTATCGATTTGTTTTCATACCTGAAACGATTGGCTCTCTCTGTTATTTGCAGCGCCATCTGCCCCACTTGAAAAACCGGGTTGTAGCAGGGTTCAATATAACCTGTGTAGGGGATGAGGGGGAGTTCAACTATCTGCCCACGCGCCACGGTCAAACCCTGTCGGATCGGGTGGCCCGGCATGTATTGGGTCAGGTGGCTCCCGGTTATCACCGCAAGGATTTTCGTTGGCATCGTGGCAGCGACGAGCGCCAGTACAATGCCCCGGGCATTGATCTGCCCATAGCCACAATCACCCGTTCCATTTTCCATGAATATGCAGAATACCACACATCCCTGGACGATCTTACTCTGGTGACCCAGAACGGATTGTCCGGCTCCCTGGAACTTTATCGATTGTTTCTGACCTGTCTGGAACACAATGGGATGGTTCAGACCATGGTCCTGGGAGAACCGCAGTTGGGTAGGCGGGGGTTGTACCCGAACTTGAGTCGTGGTGGCAAGGTTGGTGAAGAGCTGGACATGCTGCTGAACCTTTTGGCCTATGCGGATGGCAAGACCGATCTGTTGGCCTTGGCGGAGCAGATTGAAGTTCCCCTGTGGTCCCTGCTGCCCATTTGCGATACTCTGATCCGCCAGGGTTTGCTGGCCCTGTCCTTTCCTGATGACGACAACCCTGCAACGGCGTGA
- the cbpB gene encoding peptide-modifying radical SAM enzyme CbpB gives MTTTAHSPVGHAPSAGRFCNTGNGPSLIPLDIEHPTWMAVLGPETAFWSLVQKDRLAEVLGKPELLGSAYQAQRQDFQKEMDLLRFGLQPSAVYFNATDRCNLDCTYCYIPGELRRNGAHMSAERLLQAMAILKKYFATTMGEKTRKPRIIFHGAEPLLNRAAIFPGIDAFREDFQFGLQTNSTLLDDAAIEFLTSRGVSIGLSLDGPEAEVTDRTRTAWNGGSVHAAVLQSLERLAGYPALSVITTVTATNLDRLVELVDLLHGLKVPACLLNPVRCTLPGARTIKPDDQALADALLAALERSHTLYRATGHKLVVANYANILLAILAPTARRLMCDISPCGGGRAFFAVAAGGDMFPCSEFIGLDHFRGGNLFQDDIAAVLQTEPFRLVTRRDVEKFAPCNTCAIRHYCGSPCPAEAHEMHGAMEKTGAFCGLYEELVRHAFRVIADGRENDFLWNEWDAGVTTLFEM, from the coding sequence ATGACCACGACGGCCCATTCCCCGGTTGGTCATGCCCCTTCGGCAGGCCGTTTTTGCAACACAGGCAATGGGCCGTCGCTCATTCCCCTGGATATCGAACATCCCACCTGGATGGCCGTGCTGGGACCCGAGACGGCATTCTGGTCCCTGGTCCAAAAAGACCGACTGGCCGAGGTTCTTGGCAAGCCGGAACTCCTCGGCAGTGCCTATCAGGCTCAACGTCAGGATTTTCAGAAGGAAATGGACCTGTTGCGGTTTGGTCTGCAACCGTCGGCCGTCTATTTCAATGCCACGGACCGCTGCAACCTGGATTGTACCTACTGCTACATTCCGGGAGAGCTGCGACGCAATGGTGCCCACATGTCCGCTGAGCGGCTGTTGCAGGCCATGGCCATCCTGAAAAAATATTTCGCCACCACCATGGGCGAAAAGACCCGCAAGCCGCGCATCATTTTTCACGGTGCGGAACCCCTGTTGAATCGGGCGGCCATTTTTCCCGGTATCGATGCCTTCCGGGAAGATTTTCAATTCGGTCTCCAGACCAACAGCACCCTGCTCGATGATGCGGCCATTGAGTTTCTCACCTCCCGGGGGGTCAGCATCGGCCTGTCCCTGGACGGTCCCGAAGCCGAGGTGACCGACCGCACGCGCACGGCATGGAATGGCGGCAGTGTCCATGCGGCGGTGTTGCAATCCCTGGAACGACTCGCCGGCTATCCGGCCCTGAGCGTCATCACCACAGTGACGGCAACCAATCTGGACCGTCTGGTCGAACTGGTTGATTTATTGCACGGCCTGAAGGTGCCGGCCTGCCTGCTCAATCCGGTGCGGTGTACCCTGCCGGGAGCCAGAACCATCAAACCCGACGACCAGGCCCTGGCCGACGCCCTGCTCGCCGCCCTGGAACGGTCGCACACCCTCTATCGTGCCACCGGACACAAACTCGTGGTGGCCAACTATGCCAATATTTTACTCGCCATCCTCGCCCCCACGGCCCGGCGGCTCATGTGCGACATTTCACCCTGCGGTGGCGGACGGGCCTTTTTTGCCGTGGCCGCCGGTGGCGACATGTTTCCGTGCAGCGAATTTATTGGCCTCGACCACTTCCGGGGTGGTAACCTGTTCCAGGATGATATCGCTGCGGTCTTGCAGACGGAACCCTTTCGGCTCGTGACCCGGCGCGATGTGGAAAAGTTCGCCCCGTGTAACACCTGTGCCATCCGGCACTATTGTGGCTCTCCCTGCCCCGCCGAGGCCCATGAAATGCACGGGGCCATGGAAAAAACCGGGGCGTTCTGCGGCCTTTATGAAGAACTGGTCCGCCATGCCTTCCGGGTCATTGCCGATGGGCGGGAAAATGATTTTCTCTGGAATGAATGGGATGCAGGTGTCACCACCCTTTTTGAGATGTGA